A window of the Desulfovibrio sp. genome harbors these coding sequences:
- a CDS encoding P-II family nitrogen regulator — protein sequence MSLIMIRSIVRPEKADDVMAALMESGFPAATKLAVAGRGKQRGIKIGEVTYDEIPKIQIMTVVSEKDKDFVVKTIVDAARTGGKGNFGDGKIFVSPVEEMYTISSGVKETDLSSVGEARP from the coding sequence ATGTCCCTCATTATGATCCGTTCCATCGTCCGCCCCGAGAAGGCCGACGACGTCATGGCCGCTCTCATGGAATCTGGCTTCCCGGCCGCCACCAAACTGGCCGTGGCTGGTCGCGGCAAACAGCGCGGCATTAAAATCGGCGAAGTGACCTATGACGAAATTCCCAAGATCCAGATCATGACCGTGGTGTCCGAGAAGGACAAGGATTTCGTGGTCAAGACCATCGTGGACGCCGCCCGCACAGGCGGCAAGGGAAACTTCGGCGACGGCAAGATCTTCGTTTCCCCGGTGGAAGAAATGTACACCATCAGCTCCGGCGTAAAGGAAACCGATCTGTCGTCCGTTGGGGAGGCCAGGCCATGA
- the nifH gene encoding nitrogenase iron protein: protein MRKIAIYGKGGIGKSTTTQNTVAGLATLGKKVMVVGCDPKADSTRLLLGGLQQKTVLDTLREEGEDVELEDILKPGFKGTMCTESGGPEPGVGCAGRGIITSINLLEQLGAYTDDKKLDYVFYDVLGDVVCGGFAMPIREGKAQEIYIVVSGEMMAMYAANNICKGIVKFAEGGGVRLGGLICNSRKVDREEDLINALAERLGTQMIHFVPRENQVQRAELNRKTVIDFSPEHPQANEYLNLASKIQDNQKFVIPTPLPIDELESLLVKYGIAN, encoded by the coding sequence ATGAGAAAGATCGCTATCTACGGCAAAGGCGGCATCGGCAAATCCACCACGACCCAAAACACCGTGGCTGGTCTGGCCACTCTGGGCAAGAAGGTCATGGTCGTCGGGTGCGACCCCAAGGCCGACTCCACCCGTTTGCTTCTCGGAGGACTGCAGCAGAAGACCGTTCTGGACACCCTGCGCGAGGAAGGCGAGGACGTCGAACTCGAAGACATCCTGAAGCCCGGTTTCAAGGGCACCATGTGCACCGAGTCCGGCGGCCCCGAGCCCGGCGTGGGTTGCGCAGGACGCGGCATCATCACGTCCATCAACCTGCTCGAACAGCTGGGTGCCTACACTGACGACAAGAAGCTCGACTACGTGTTCTACGACGTTCTGGGCGACGTTGTCTGCGGCGGCTTCGCCATGCCTATCCGCGAGGGCAAGGCCCAGGAGATCTACATCGTGGTCTCAGGCGAGATGATGGCCATGTACGCGGCCAACAACATCTGCAAGGGCATTGTGAAATTCGCGGAAGGCGGCGGCGTGCGCCTTGGCGGGCTTATCTGCAACTCCCGCAAGGTGGATCGCGAGGAGGACCTGATCAATGCCCTGGCTGAACGTCTCGGCACCCAGATGATCCACTTCGTGCCTCGCGAAAACCAGGTGCAGCGCGCCGAACTCAACCGCAAGACGGTTATCGACTTCTCCCCTGAACACCCCCAGGCCAACGAGTACCTGAACCTGGCCTCGAAGATTCAGGACAACCAGAAGTTCGTCATTCCGACCCCGCTGCCCATCGACGAGCTGGAATCCCTGCTCGTGAAGTACGGCATCGCCAACTAG
- a CDS encoding sulfite exporter TauE/SafE family protein — protein sequence MVMYLLLYALAGAVAGVLAGLLGVGGGIVIVPVLSILFAMQGLPAEYMMQMALGTSLASIMFTSISSMRAHHKHGAVRWHVVKLITPGIVLGTLAGSKLAAWLSSGFLKGFFVCFLYYVSVQMFLNLKPKPSREIPGWGPMTGVGGFIGVISALVGIGGGTLTVPFMTWCNIPMHQAVGTGAAIGFPIAVAGTIGFILGGLGKAGMPEYSLGFIYLPAMLGLVVCSMLTAPTGAKIAHKLPVAKLKKVFAAFLLIMATRMLFQIL from the coding sequence ATGGTCATGTATCTTCTTCTGTATGCCTTAGCCGGCGCAGTTGCCGGAGTGCTGGCGGGGCTTTTGGGAGTGGGCGGAGGAATCGTCATCGTGCCAGTTCTGTCCATCCTGTTCGCCATGCAGGGACTACCTGCCGAGTACATGATGCAGATGGCGCTCGGCACATCGCTGGCCTCCATCATGTTCACCAGCATTTCCAGCATGCGCGCCCACCACAAGCACGGAGCGGTGCGGTGGCACGTGGTCAAGCTCATCACTCCCGGCATTGTCCTGGGGACCCTTGCCGGCTCCAAGCTCGCGGCATGGCTGTCGTCGGGCTTTCTCAAGGGTTTTTTCGTCTGCTTCCTCTATTATGTCTCCGTACAGATGTTCTTGAACCTCAAGCCCAAACCCAGTCGCGAAATCCCCGGATGGGGCCCCATGACTGGCGTGGGCGGGTTCATAGGCGTCATCTCTGCCCTGGTTGGAATCGGCGGCGGCACACTGACAGTGCCCTTCATGACCTGGTGCAACATTCCCATGCACCAGGCGGTTGGCACTGGAGCGGCCATTGGTTTCCCCATCGCGGTGGCCGGTACAATAGGTTTCATCCTCGGGGGATTGGGCAAGGCAGGGATGCCAGAGTATTCCCTGGGCTTTATCTACCTTCCAGCCATGCTCGGGTTGGTGGTGTGCAGCATGCTCACAGCCCCCACCGGGGCCAAGATCGCCCACAAGCTGCCTGTGGCCAAGCTTAAGAAGGTGTTCGCGGCCTTTTTGCTCATTATGGCCACCAGGATGCTTTTCCAAATTCTGTAA
- a CDS encoding pyruvate carboxyltransferase: MKIIDSTLREGEQCFGVYLSTQAKKDILSRLARLGVDEVELGIAGRDESVSELSAMAQAIDNGPETSVWAACREDTIRTGAALNTDWLHLGLPVSAAHMEKRLGLTPEGLIEHLERHVELARAAGKARISVGLEDASRADPEFLTRATKAARDSGAARVRLSDTVGLWHPFEVGEVVRELKALGGVAIGVHCHNDFGLGTANALAGLLAGADYADASVLGLGERAGLAALEELVAYLHLRLAAPYRVEELPGLCRAVAQAAGIEIPPRKPVAGAGQFACETGLHVHGLARDPALFEPYDPALLGLSRSTALGKKSGRAAVAAKLAELKIEASTRDLEALVRSVRTESERLGRPLTDQEAMRLLS, from the coding sequence ATGAAGATCATCGACTCCACGTTGCGCGAAGGCGAACAGTGCTTCGGAGTGTATCTCTCCACCCAGGCCAAGAAAGACATCCTGAGCCGTTTGGCCAGGCTCGGTGTGGACGAGGTTGAACTTGGCATCGCCGGCAGGGATGAGTCCGTGTCCGAACTCTCCGCCATGGCCCAAGCAATAGACAATGGACCGGAAACATCCGTCTGGGCGGCCTGCCGGGAGGACACAATCCGAACTGGCGCGGCCCTGAACACCGACTGGCTGCACCTTGGGCTGCCTGTTTCCGCCGCTCATATGGAGAAACGCCTGGGGCTTACCCCTGAAGGTCTCATAGAGCACCTTGAACGCCATGTGGAGCTGGCCCGCGCAGCTGGGAAAGCTCGTATTTCCGTAGGCCTGGAAGATGCCTCCCGCGCGGACCCGGAATTTTTGACCCGCGCCACCAAAGCGGCCAGGGACTCAGGCGCGGCCAGGGTTCGGCTTTCCGACACCGTGGGCTTGTGGCATCCCTTTGAAGTGGGCGAAGTGGTCCGTGAGTTGAAGGCTCTTGGGGGAGTGGCCATCGGCGTGCACTGCCACAACGATTTCGGCCTGGGTACGGCCAACGCTTTGGCTGGGCTTCTGGCCGGCGCCGACTATGCGGACGCCTCTGTCCTCGGGCTGGGTGAGCGGGCCGGCCTGGCCGCGCTGGAGGAGCTGGTCGCATACCTGCATTTGCGGTTGGCCGCTCCCTATCGGGTGGAGGAACTGCCCGGCCTCTGCCGTGCGGTTGCTCAGGCCGCAGGGATAGAGATCCCCCCTAGGAAGCCTGTGGCCGGGGCAGGCCAGTTCGCATGCGAAACAGGACTCCACGTGCATGGCCTTGCCCGGGATCCTGCCCTGTTCGAACCCTACGACCCCGCCCTGCTCGGGCTTTCGCGCTCAACCGCCCTGGGTAAGAAAAGCGGCCGCGCAGCAGTGGCAGCAAAACTCGCCGAGCTGAAAATTGAAGCGTCAACTCGCGACCTTGAAGCTCTGGTGCGCTCAGTAAGAACGGAATCAGAGCGCCTGGGAAGACCTCTAACGGACCAGGAGGCCATGCGCCTCCTCTCTTGA
- the pta gene encoding phosphate acetyltransferase has translation MAKNLYIIATEARSGKSAICLGVMQQLLKDFQRVAFFRPIISGSAEGKKDHDINLILSQFYLNMRYEDTYAYTLDQARDMINQGKHTVMLENILIKFKDLESHYDFVLCEGTDFVGGDSAFEFDINAEIASNLGCPVILVANGHDKPADKLVAATQIAIDTFAEKNLDIFATIVNRVDPGFEQKILDGLTCKYIGGQDCLTYAIPEEPTLGKPTVGDVTKWLGAQVLYGQDQLDTPIDDYIVAAMQVGNFLDYIKKGALVITPGDRADVVLGCYASRLSTAYQDVAGIVLTGGLDPHINIKKLIEGWTGVPLPVLLAEGHTYKVARILMDLYGRIESDDQKKIATALGTFEKYVKGDDFRARLEAKRSSKITPKMFEYSLIDKAKHQKQHIVLPEGTSGRILKAADILLRRGVADLTILGKEKDVQPLISQLGLDLSAAQLIDPAASPHFEEYWKTYYEMRKAKGVTEEMARDQMLSPTYFGTMMVQMGHANGMVSGSITTTQETIRPALQIIKTKPGMSIVSSVFLMCLADRVLVFGDCAVNPNPNAQQLAEIAIQSAHTATAFHVEPRIAMLSYSTGTSGGGAEVDKVREATKIAHEMAPELMLEGPLQYDAAIDPEVAALKMPGSQVAGKATVFIFPDLNTGNNTYKAVQRAAQAVAIGPVLQGLNKPVNDLSRGCSVEDIVNTVAITAIQAQHE, from the coding sequence ATGGCTAAAAACCTCTACATCATCGCCACCGAGGCCCGCAGCGGCAAATCCGCCATCTGCCTGGGCGTGATGCAGCAGTTGCTCAAGGACTTCCAGCGCGTGGCCTTTTTCCGTCCCATCATCTCCGGTTCAGCCGAAGGCAAGAAGGACCACGACATCAACCTGATCCTCTCCCAGTTCTACCTGAACATGCGCTACGAGGACACGTACGCCTACACGCTGGACCAGGCCCGGGACATGATCAACCAGGGCAAGCACACCGTGATGCTTGAAAATATCCTCATCAAATTCAAAGATCTGGAATCACATTACGATTTCGTGCTCTGCGAAGGCACGGACTTCGTGGGTGGCGACTCGGCCTTCGAGTTCGACATAAACGCCGAGATCGCGTCCAACCTTGGCTGCCCGGTCATTCTGGTGGCCAACGGCCACGACAAACCAGCGGACAAACTCGTGGCCGCCACCCAGATCGCCATCGACACTTTCGCGGAAAAAAATCTGGATATTTTCGCCACTATAGTGAACCGCGTGGACCCCGGTTTCGAGCAAAAGATACTCGACGGCCTGACCTGCAAATACATCGGCGGGCAGGACTGCCTGACCTACGCCATCCCGGAGGAGCCAACCCTGGGAAAGCCCACCGTGGGCGATGTGACCAAGTGGCTTGGAGCCCAGGTCCTCTATGGCCAGGATCAGCTGGACACCCCCATTGACGACTACATCGTGGCCGCCATGCAGGTGGGCAACTTCCTGGACTACATCAAGAAAGGCGCACTGGTCATAACTCCGGGCGACAGGGCCGATGTGGTGCTCGGCTGCTACGCCTCGCGTCTTTCCACTGCCTACCAGGACGTGGCCGGCATCGTGCTTACCGGCGGGCTCGACCCCCACATAAACATCAAGAAGCTCATCGAGGGATGGACCGGCGTTCCTCTTCCCGTTCTCCTGGCCGAAGGGCACACCTACAAGGTCGCCCGCATCCTCATGGACCTCTATGGGCGCATCGAATCAGACGATCAGAAAAAGATCGCCACGGCCCTGGGCACCTTTGAGAAGTACGTCAAGGGGGACGACTTCAGAGCCCGTCTTGAGGCCAAACGCTCCTCCAAGATCACCCCCAAGATGTTCGAGTACAGCCTCATCGACAAAGCCAAGCACCAGAAGCAGCACATCGTGCTGCCCGAGGGCACGTCCGGACGCATCTTAAAGGCCGCGGACATTCTGCTGCGCCGCGGCGTGGCGGACCTGACCATCCTGGGCAAGGAAAAAGACGTGCAGCCGCTCATCTCCCAGCTGGGCCTGGATCTTTCGGCTGCCCAGCTCATCGACCCGGCCGCCTCCCCCCACTTCGAGGAATACTGGAAGACCTACTACGAGATGCGCAAGGCCAAGGGCGTCACCGAGGAGATGGCCCGCGACCAGATGCTCTCCCCCACCTACTTCGGCACCATGATGGTACAGATGGGCCATGCCAACGGCATGGTCTCAGGTTCCATCACCACAACCCAGGAGACCATCCGCCCGGCGCTCCAGATCATCAAGACCAAGCCCGGAATGTCCATCGTGAGCTCCGTGTTCCTCATGTGCCTGGCCGACAGGGTGCTGGTGTTCGGCGACTGCGCCGTGAACCCGAACCCCAACGCCCAGCAGCTGGCGGAAATAGCCATCCAGTCCGCACACACGGCCACCGCCTTCCACGTTGAACCCCGCATTGCCATGCTTTCGTATTCAACCGGTACGTCGGGCGGAGGCGCGGAAGTGGACAAGGTGCGCGAAGCAACAAAGATCGCGCACGAAATGGCGCCGGAACTCATGCTCGAGGGTCCGCTCCAGTACGACGCGGCCATCGATCCGGAAGTGGCGGCACTCAAAATGCCTGGCTCTCAAGTCGCTGGGAAGGCCACCGTCTTTATTTTCCCGGATTTGAACACCGGAAACAACACCTACAAGGCCGTCCAGAGGGCCGCCCAGGCCGTGGCCATAGGCCCGGTGCTTCAGGGCCTCAACAAGCCGGTCAACGATCTCTCCCGCGGCTGCAGCGTGGAGGATATCGTCAACACCGTGGCTATCACCGCCATTCAGGCGCAACACGAATAG
- a CDS encoding acetate kinase has product MKILVLNCGSSSLKYQLIDMTTQAVMCSGLAERIGDNMGQITHKAYPGMDNQKVISVEKPFKDHTAALGSCAELITGGEAPVAKPSEIGAIGHRVVHGGEAFRQPTIITPEVVETIKQFCALAPLHNPAGLMGIEAATALYPGVSQVAIFDTAFHGTIPDYAFLFAIPYELYEELGIRRYGFHGTSHGYVAKKLAQVVGKPFEKTSCITVHLGNGCSMAAVKNGQCVDTSMGLTPLMGLMMGTRSGDVDPSLHAFLSTNKGLSIDQVDTLLNKKSGLKGICGLNDMRDIHAAREKGDKKAELALKMFCYRVKHYIGAYLAALDGCDAVVFTAGIGENDADVRQGCCDTLGAVGVKIDRDRNYGFKRGQITKISTDDSPVAIYIIPTNEELEIATQTNSLVNGK; this is encoded by the coding sequence ATGAAAATCCTGGTTCTCAACTGCGGCAGCTCGTCGCTCAAATACCAGCTTATCGACATGACCACCCAGGCCGTCATGTGTTCTGGCTTGGCCGAACGCATCGGCGATAACATGGGGCAGATCACCCACAAGGCCTACCCCGGCATGGACAACCAGAAGGTGATCTCTGTTGAAAAGCCTTTCAAGGACCACACCGCCGCTCTGGGCAGCTGCGCCGAGTTGATCACCGGCGGCGAAGCCCCTGTGGCCAAGCCCTCCGAAATCGGTGCTATCGGGCATCGCGTGGTGCACGGCGGCGAGGCATTCCGCCAGCCAACCATCATAACACCTGAAGTAGTGGAGACCATCAAGCAGTTCTGCGCCTTGGCTCCCCTGCACAACCCCGCAGGACTCATGGGTATCGAGGCCGCCACGGCGCTCTATCCCGGCGTAAGCCAGGTTGCGATATTCGACACGGCCTTCCACGGCACTATTCCCGACTACGCCTTTCTTTTCGCCATTCCCTACGAGCTTTACGAAGAATTGGGGATACGACGCTACGGCTTCCACGGCACATCTCACGGCTATGTGGCCAAGAAGTTGGCCCAGGTTGTGGGCAAGCCTTTCGAAAAGACCAGCTGCATAACGGTGCACCTGGGCAACGGCTGCTCCATGGCAGCGGTCAAGAACGGGCAGTGCGTGGACACCTCCATGGGCTTGACCCCGCTCATGGGCCTGATGATGGGCACCCGTTCCGGCGACGTCGACCCTTCCCTGCATGCTTTCCTGTCCACCAACAAAGGGCTCTCCATCGACCAGGTGGACACTCTTCTCAACAAAAAAAGCGGTCTCAAGGGCATCTGCGGCCTCAACGACATGCGTGACATCCACGCCGCACGCGAGAAAGGCGACAAGAAGGCCGAGTTGGCCCTCAAGATGTTCTGCTACCGGGTGAAGCACTACATCGGCGCTTACCTGGCCGCTCTGGATGGCTGCGACGCCGTGGTATTCACTGCGGGCATCGGCGAGAACGACGCCGACGTGCGCCAGGGTTGCTGCGATACCCTGGGAGCGGTTGGGGTGAAGATCGACCGCGACCGCAACTATGGCTTCAAGCGCGGGCAAATCACCAAGATATCCACCGATGATTCGCCGGTGGCCATATACATCATCCCCACCAACGAGGAACTGGAGATCGCAACGCAGACCAACTCGCTGGTGAACGGGAAATAA
- a CDS encoding cupin domain-containing protein, whose amino-acid sequence MAESRPAYTIANKQSIAQSADVRVTLMTFDPGQEIPWHTHSNVTDTSFCLKGDVELTMSGPDETVRLTPGQWKQVPVGRAHRVRCTGPGQCEVLLVQGVGEYDFMPA is encoded by the coding sequence ATGGCTGAATCAAGGCCCGCCTACACCATTGCAAACAAGCAAAGCATCGCGCAATCCGCTGATGTCCGGGTCACCCTCATGACCTTCGACCCCGGGCAGGAAATCCCCTGGCACACCCACTCCAACGTCACGGACACCTCCTTCTGCCTCAAAGGGGACGTGGAACTCACCATGAGCGGTCCAGACGAAACCGTGCGGCTTACACCCGGGCAATGGAAACAGGTGCCTGTCGGCAGGGCGCACCGGGTGCGTTGCACCGGGCCAGGGCAATGTGAAGTTCTTCTGGTGCAGGGCGTGGGCGAATACGATTTCATGCCCGCCTGA
- a CDS encoding DUF2491 family protein codes for MFWNSSKEPKTYPGFPQLPEPLRIGAILAIEPGEALRYEGLDLTLPLPAGEIVVEAVSGMELFGLKVSRAYVKTGERQAMFQFQQQKDGTLVDVNCFQVYQEIYPGTPDDWDTWLGEGGLIGGQDLNSPSGATFVREWGDGQYAQPVEVAENIFTAADQAPIVVNHKMMLYARDIGGAQEYMLVSADEEPGQALIRCLAGVVMTPLALKIY; via the coding sequence ATGTTTTGGAATTCGAGCAAGGAGCCAAAGACCTACCCGGGTTTTCCCCAACTGCCCGAGCCGCTGCGCATCGGAGCCATCCTGGCCATCGAACCGGGAGAGGCGTTGCGCTATGAAGGTCTGGACCTTACCCTGCCGCTTCCAGCCGGAGAAATCGTGGTCGAAGCCGTTTCCGGAATGGAACTCTTCGGCCTCAAGGTCAGCCGCGCGTACGTCAAGACGGGTGAACGGCAGGCCATGTTCCAGTTCCAGCAGCAGAAGGACGGAACGCTCGTCGACGTGAATTGCTTCCAGGTCTACCAGGAGATTTATCCCGGCACACCCGACGATTGGGACACATGGCTTGGAGAGGGCGGTCTTATCGGAGGCCAGGACCTCAATTCTCCCTCCGGGGCCACTTTCGTTCGTGAATGGGGTGACGGTCAGTACGCCCAACCGGTGGAGGTGGCGGAGAATATTTTCACCGCCGCGGACCAGGCACCCATCGTGGTGAACCACAAGATGATGTTGTATGCTCGCGATATTGGCGGCGCCCAGGAGTACATGCTCGTCTCCGCCGACGAGGAACCCGGGCAGGCTTTGATACGGTGCCTGGCGGGCGTGGTCATGACGCCCCTGGCGCTCAAGATTTATTAA